A stretch of the Odontesthes bonariensis isolate fOdoBon6 chromosome 5, fOdoBon6.hap1, whole genome shotgun sequence genome encodes the following:
- the LOC142380456 gene encoding uncharacterized protein LOC142380456 translates to MAHTGLVVRLTRVAVGRLNRSQLRVGLYEQGCFVFPRIKRQKIKERERKRQKRKKETENKERDRKERKRQKRKKERDRKERKRQKRKKERDRKERKKQKRKKETERNRKERKRQKRKKEKDRKRQKRQKETEKTERDRKERKKQKRKKEKDRKERKKQKRKKEKDRKKQKRKKEKDRKRQKRKKEKDRKKERKRQKRKKETEKKERKRQKETEKKERKRQKRKKETEKKERKRQKETEKKDRKRQKRKKEKDRKRQKRKKEKDRKRQKRKKLKKRKKDRKRKKERKRQKEKSTALIEALRR, encoded by the coding sequence ATGGCTCACACTGGGCTGGTCGTTAGGCTCACGCGTGTCGCTGTGGGTCGTTTAAATCGTTCTCAGCTGCGCGTTGGGTTGTATGAACaaggatgttttgtttttccaagaatcaaaagacagaaaataaaagaaagagaaagaaagagacagaaaagaaagaaagaaacagaaaataaagaaagagacagaaaagaaagaaagagacagaaaagaaagaaagaaagagacagaaaagaaagaaagagacagaaaagaaagaaagaaagagacagaaaagaaagaaagaaacagaaaagaaagaaagaaacagaaagaaacagaaaagaaagaaagagacagaaaagaaagaaagaaaaagacagaaagagacagaaaagacagaaagagacagaaaagacagaaagagacagaaaagaaagaaagaaacagaaaagaaagaaagaaaaagacagaaaagaaagaaagaaacagaaaagaaagaaagaaaaagacagaaagaaacagaaaagaaagaaagaaaaagacagaaagagacagaaaagaaagaaagaaaaagacagaaagaaagaaagaaagagacagaaaagaaagaaagaaacagaaaagaaagaaagaaaaagacagaaagaaacagaaaagaaagaaagaaagagacagaaaagaaagaaagaaacagaaaagaaagaaagaaaaagacagaaagaaacagaaaagaaagacagaaagagacagaaaagaaagaaagaaaaagacagaaagagacagaaaagaaagaaagaaaaagacagaaagagacagaaaagaaagaaactgaaaaaaagaaagaaagacagaaaaagaaagaaagaaagaaaaagacagaaagagaagtCCACTGCCCTTATTGAAGCTCTGAGGAGATAA